In the genome of Actinomycetota bacterium, the window GTCGCGCAAGATCGCTGATTCACTCATCCCCGAGGCGAGATAGCCCAACACGTCGGACACCGTGATCCGCAGCCCGCGAACGCAGGGCTTTCCCCCGCGCTTCCCGGGCTGGATCGTGATCCGATCGCGGTAGTTCACGGTAGTCCGTGGCGCGGTATCCGCGAAGCGGACAAGTTCCACATTCCCCTTTCAAACCGTGGGGTTGCTCGGCGATGCAAATGGTCGCCGCTGCCCGACAGATGTGGTCGATAATGCTTGCGCTCCCGTCTCCGGTCTCTTGACGCGCCCGGATCGCGCACGTCCGGAGCAGCCGTCGAGCCACGGGCCGACAGGTGGAGCACGCGGTCCTGCGGACGTCTCATCCCTGCGCCGAGAAGATAGCTATCCAGAGGACCAGCTGGAGAATCATAAGGATGACGGCGGCCACCTTGTTTCCGACCCACCAGGTCTTGAGCTGGCCTTTCTCGTCGAAGGCCTTGTAGTAGACGTCGCCAGTGAGGACGATGACGCAGACGGCCCACAGGAGCGGCGCGAACAAGAAGGCCCCAACAACGGCCATGGCGCTCACTGGCCCGCTGCGGCGGTACCACGGGACGTTCTCGTATGAGGCGTACTTGCCGGGCGCGGATGGCGGCATCTGCCGGACACCACACTTAGGACAAAGCTCTGCGCGGATCTTGATGATCTCGCCACACGACTCGCAGAACTTCTCATCGGCCGCCTTAGTCCTGGCCTGTTCCACTGGTCTACTCCTTTGCCCTGGGAGCGGGGCTACATCCGCCTGAACTCCCCCGCGTGCGGACCGCGACAAGCCCGCCCAGACAGGATAGCGCGGCAACCGACATTTCGGGCGCGCGTCAGCAGATTCGCTCAATGTGGCGAATGGTCACGGGAAACCCCGACAGTTATGGCAGGTAGAACTCGCCCCACCACCCGCCGAATTCTAGGCTCAGGGAGCGAATCCACCCCCGTGCCGCGCTGCCGGTCTCAGGGATCGAGGAGGACTCGCTTCAGCTTCGGTCGGATGGCGGAAAAGTAGACGATCGAGCCGATGACTCCGAGGAAGATCTGAACCAAGATCCACACGACCTTGTTCTGGTTGGCTCCCTGCCAAAGACTCTCGGGCCGCACCGCCGCGTCAATGATCCCCCAGATCGGCAGCGCGCCCATCGCAATCAAGGCGACAACCAAGACGAGCAGTTCCTGCGGTCCAACATCGACTGCCAAGACCATGTGCCCCCCTCCCGCCGATTCCGCAGTCGCCCGTGAACTCGAAAGGGAGCCCGCTCGCGCGCATCCCCCAGGATCACTCCCGCACGATCACGCGTAAGCCTACGCCGGCCCTCGGCAATCAGACACGCCCGGCCCGCTGCGCGTCGCCGGCGGAAACAGGTCCGGCTCGACGCGCAGGCCATCCCATACCTTCCGCGAGTCGCAGGCGCTCATCGGCGGGCGGCTCAGATCGGCCAAGTTCTCTCGCTATTCCCGGTCGTGCTTCGCCGCGCCTAAACCTCTACCGTCGCGCGTGGCGGTGGGCCCGTGGTGTAACTGGTAGCACGCGATCCTGCGAAGTTCGAAGTACGAGTTCGATTCTCGTCGGGTCCACCCCTCATATTCCGATGAGGGACCATCGCCGGGGCGGCGAACAGGAATAGCCGTCCTGCCACCCGGCACTTGCATCGAAACATGGACGTGCCACAATGAACCCATCGCAGGATCGCACCCGTGCACCACGGGACGTCTCGAACGCGAAGGGGCGGGGCTAAGTCCTCGCCCCTTTCGTATGCGAGATGGTCAGGGGAACGAGTCTTACTCTGGAATAAAGCTGCGAGCAGGATCACGGTCACAAAGGCTTTCAGGCTCGTACGCCCCTTCCTAGGCTGGCCGAGCACCGAGCCGACGACGCAGTCGCCAGCACAAGGAAGTCGTCAGAGGAGCGAAGCCGTCATCCGCGCTCCTCGAGAGTAACTCGGTACCAGGCACCGTCCAGCTTGATGACGGCGTACTCGGGCGTCCCCTGCGGCTGACCATCGAAGAGGTCCGTGACGGCGGCAACCGCTCCGAGTGTTTGCGACATGCGCTCGCGGAACCAGGAGCACGTGCCCCTCCGCAACCGGGTTCCGGTCGAGGAACGCAACATGTTCGTCATCCGCCCACACCACGTGCGCGGATTGCGGGTCGGCCACGATGCCGCAGAAGTTGCAGTTCGGATCGACCATCCCACCTCCGTTCAAGGCAATCCAGCCGTTCACAAGATGACA includes:
- a CDS encoding DUF433 domain-containing protein; the protein is MNYRDRITIQPGKRGGKPCVRGLRITVSDVLGYLASGMSESAILRD
- a CDS encoding PLDc N-terminal domain-containing protein, giving the protein MVLAVDVGPQELLVLVVALIAMGALPIWGIIDAAVRPESLWQGANQNKVVWILVQIFLGVIGSIVYFSAIRPKLKRVLLDP
- a CDS encoding HIT family protein, which codes for MDVCHLVNGWIALNGGGMVDPNCNFCGIVADPQSAHVVWADDEHVAFLDRNPVAEGHVLLVPRAHVANTRSGCRRHGPLRWSAAGDARVRRHQAGRCLVPSYSRGARMTASLL